One stretch of Rosistilla oblonga DNA includes these proteins:
- a CDS encoding transposase: protein MPENPRQPRRVHSDEFKRSAVELVTKKGYTIKQAADAVAVAPRSIRDWIKKFDASAIPASVGSSNDALIAENRRLKKALLQAEMERDILKKATAYFAKESK from the coding sequence ATGCCAGAGAATCCTAGACAGCCGCGACGTGTGCATTCGGACGAATTTAAACGCAGTGCCGTGGAGCTCGTTACGAAGAAGGGCTACACGATCAAACAGGCCGCCGATGCAGTTGCGGTGGCTCCGAGGAGCATCCGCGATTGGATCAAGAAGTTTGACGCCAGTGCGATCCCCGCTTCAGTCGGCTCAAGCAACGATGCGCTGATTGCCGAGAACCGTCGCCTGAAGAAGGCGCTGCTGCAGGCCGAAATGGAACGAGACATATTAAAAAAAGCCACGGCGTATTTTGCGAAGGAGTCGAAATGA
- a CDS encoding VWA domain-containing protein — MRPVKILSIVFCVLLGSLSQAATPPDLFKHLSNKREPIRLRAIAMLRADPTAIGANLDVLCRAISQHEAKPPADPSLVPSSTLHLIDLVGSVNQTQATDELVRLLESPRKEIVMAAADAIGRYSFHDGALPTLIEQVQRPEFKASYGFRVSVLRAVSKISSPAAVEVLTEQAQVLTGQLGFEINEYLDTLTVADFGGDEVKFEAWKQVRAGPRKPRLQLFDHDPYRRIKLAPAQFYGLDIHADRMLFIIDRSGSMAENYKGASRLSRVVAELSRTLEALPETSMFSIISYSDKAKVWQQQLVPATAEHKRSAIGFLARMYSVGLTNTHEALTTALFMNQDVEAIYLLSDGAPTTGRIVVPAMILEDITFRNTFRNITINTIGITVTGRARAFMEQLAEQNGGQYKLVDTQR; from the coding sequence ATGCGGCCCGTTAAGATTCTATCGATCGTGTTTTGCGTCTTGTTAGGATCTCTGTCGCAGGCAGCAACTCCGCCCGATCTTTTTAAGCATCTCAGTAACAAACGCGAACCGATCCGGCTGAGGGCCATCGCCATGCTGCGAGCCGATCCAACAGCGATCGGGGCCAACCTTGATGTTCTTTGCCGTGCCATTTCGCAGCACGAAGCGAAACCGCCCGCCGACCCGTCTTTAGTGCCCAGCAGCACCCTGCATCTGATCGATTTGGTTGGTAGTGTTAACCAAACGCAAGCGACCGACGAGCTTGTTCGTTTGCTGGAATCCCCAAGAAAGGAAATTGTAATGGCCGCCGCCGATGCGATTGGCCGCTACTCGTTCCACGACGGTGCACTGCCGACGTTGATAGAGCAAGTTCAGCGTCCCGAGTTCAAGGCAAGTTATGGATTTCGAGTGAGCGTTTTGCGTGCGGTATCGAAGATTTCAAGTCCAGCTGCGGTAGAGGTTTTGACCGAGCAGGCACAAGTGTTAACAGGGCAGTTGGGGTTTGAAATCAATGAGTACCTGGACACCTTAACTGTCGCGGATTTTGGTGGGGATGAAGTCAAATTTGAAGCGTGGAAGCAAGTGCGTGCTGGGCCAAGAAAGCCGCGTTTGCAGTTATTCGACCATGATCCCTATCGGCGGATCAAGCTAGCCCCGGCACAATTCTATGGCCTTGATATCCATGCCGACCGGATGCTGTTTATCATCGATCGCTCTGGCAGTATGGCCGAAAATTACAAAGGGGCTTCTCGGCTAAGCCGTGTCGTCGCCGAGCTGAGTCGAACGTTGGAAGCATTGCCTGAAACCTCGATGTTTTCAATCATCTCATATTCGGACAAGGCCAAGGTTTGGCAGCAACAGCTTGTCCCGGCAACCGCAGAGCACAAGCGAAGTGCAATAGGATTTTTAGCGAGGATGTACTCGGTAGGATTAACCAATACGCACGAAGCGTTGACAACTGCGCTGTTTATGAATCAGGATGTCGAAGCCATTTATTTACTGTCCGACGGAGCGCCGACCACCGGTAGGATCGTCGTTCCGGCGATGATTTTGGAGGACATCACGTTTCGAAATACATTTCGAAACATCACGATCAACACCATTGGAATTACTGTGACGGGTAGAGCTCGGGCATTTATGGAGCAGCTTGCCGAACAAAATGGTGGTCAGTACAAATTGGTAGATACCCAGCGCTAA